In Pochonia chlamydosporia 170 chromosome 3, whole genome shotgun sequence, the following are encoded in one genomic region:
- a CDS encoding phospholipid-translocating P-type ATPase domain-containing protein (similar to Neosartorya fischeri NRRL 181 XP_001257388.1), giving the protein MSPPTSPEPGPDPKLSKVQTQRARWATRKMTVKSSNTKRLSLLNRMHKRTQSEKSTTGGDGNGAPFQDGEPDHNDQENDNHEEPVDEDESDEEEDSSRMLYFNLPLPDDMLDDGHPIYTFPRNKIRTAKYTPLSFIPKNLWFQFHNVANIFFLFLVILVIFPIFGGVNPGLNAVPLIVIIVLTAAKDAIEDYRRTILDIELNNASVHKLHNWNNVNVQEDNVSSWRRFKKANSRFFGAIWHAIESLWSKKARNLRAERKQLKLHPEMADEGRPSIETVRTRRSIRDSLASPFGNRESFVDAQEEIQMTPVPSPTPANGVPHIRFPDEEDAKRAAAIQDMKSDLINYMKPPQGARFKKDTWKGLQVGDFVRIYNDDELPADIIILSTSDPDGACYVETKNLDGETNLKVRQALRCGRSIRHARDCERAEFKIESEAPHPNLYKYNGAIHWKQAVPGYLDDDPEDMTEPITIDNLMLRGCNLRNTEWILGVVVFTGHDTRIMMNAGITPSKRARIAREMNFNVICNFGILLIMCLLAAIVNGVAWAKTDASLHFFEFESIGGSAPMSGFITFWAAIILFQNLVPISLYITLEIVRTLQAIFIFSDVEMYYEPIDQPCIPKSWNISDDVGQIEYIFSDKTGTLTQNVMEFKKATINGQPYGEAYTEAQAGMQKRMGVDVEKESARIHAEIAEAKVQALEGLRKINDNPYLHDDALTFIAPDFVSDLAGEHGQEQRAAIEEFMLALALCHTVIAEKIPGDPPKMTFKAQSPDEEALVATARDMGFTVLGNSGDGINLNVMGEERHYPILNTIEFNSSRKRMSSIVRMPDGRIVLICKGADSVIYARLKRGEQQQLRRETAEHLEMFAREGLRTLCIARRDLTEEEYRNWKKEHDAAASALENREEKMESVAEMIEQELFLLGGTAIEDRLQDGVPDTIALLAKAGIKLWVLTGDKVETAINIGFSCNLLNNDMELIHLRVDEDESGETPDEAFLESTEKQLDQYLQVFGITGSDEDLALAKKNHEPPGPTHGVVIDGFTLRWALHDNLKQKFLLLCKQCRSVLCCRVSPAQKAAVVAMVKNGLDVMTLSIGDGANDVAMIQEADVGVGIAGLEGRQAAMSSDYAIAQFRFLQRLVLVHGRWSYRRLAESISNFFYKNMVWTFAIFWYELFCDYDMTYLFDYTYILMFNLFFTSVPVAIMGVLDQDVSDKVSLAVPELYRRGIERLEWTQKKFWLYMVDGIYQSVMVFFIPYLLFIPAKSVTFNGLGLEDRLRFGAYVAHPAILAINGYILINTYRWDWLMLLIVVISDVFIFFWTGIYTSFTSSGFFYHTAAQVYGEATFWAVFFLVPVICLFPRFAIKALQKVYWPYDVDIVREQELIGQFDHLHKDAGGEVGSEKSSSRKSGTDSPKRPKHVAYGSVDEDLRPIYPPSTATRTTTHNRTQGGSDSTGFTANRMSLEIPAQGRPSIERARPSYDRMRMSMDRVRPSFEASNDFTSAARLSRIESSQSHSQQHHGGRFKARLRGLSLTKSANI; this is encoded by the exons ATGAGCCCTCCCACGAGCCCGGAGCCTGGCCCGGACCCTAAGTTATCGAAGGTTCAGACACAAAGAGCGCGATGGGCCACCCGTAAGATGACGGTCAAGAGCAGCAACACCAAGCGACTGTCTCTCCTGAACCGTATGCACAAGCGAACGCAGTCCGAGAAAAGTACCACCGGAGGCGACGGAAATGGTGCACCCTTCCAAGACGGTGAACCCGACCATAATGACCAAGAGAACGACAACCATGAAGAGCCTGTAGACGAGGACGAGtctgacgaggaggaggactcATCCCGTATGTTGTACTTCAACTTGCCGCTTCCCGACGACATGCTCGACGATGGCCACCCCATATACACGTTTCCCAGGAACAAGATTCGAACTGCCAAATATACACCGTTGTCGTTTATCCCAAAGAATCTGTGGTTTCAATTTCACAATGTGGCCAAcatcttctttttgtttttggtcATCCTTGTC ATTTTTCCAATTTTCGGTGGTGTCAATCCAGGGTTGAACGCCGTCCCATTGATTGTTATCATTGTCCTCACAGCAGCCAAAGATGCCATCGAAGACTATCGAAGAACGATTTTGGACATCGAGCTCAACAACGCGTCTGTTCATAAGCTGCATAACTGGAACAATGTGAACGTACAAGAGGACAATGTATCATCGTGGCGACGATTCAAAAAGGCAAATTCCCGGTTCTTCGGTGCGATCTGGCATGCTATTGAGAGCTTGTGGTCCAAGAAGGCTAGAAACCTCCGCGCTGAACGAAAGCAGCTGAAGCTGCATCCTGAGATGGCAGACGAGGGCCGACCATCAATTGAGACAGTCCGAACACGGAGATCAATCCGCGACTCCCTTGCCTCCCCATTTGGAAACCGAGAATCTTTTGTTGATGCCCAGGAAGAGATTCAGATGACGCCTGTGCCCTCCCCGACGCCTGCGAACGGAGTCCCCCATATCCGATTCCcggacgaggaagatgcaaAGCGTGCCGCTGCCATCCAGGACATGAAATCTGATTTGATTAATTACATGAAACCACCCCAGGGAGCCCGCTTCAAGAAGGATACCTGGAAAGGACTCCAGGTTGGTGATTTCGTCCGTATTTACAATGACGACGAATTGCCTGCAGACATCATTATCCTGTCCACATCCGATCCCGATGGAGCATGCTACGTCGAGACAAAGAACTTGGATGGCGAGACTAACCTGAAGGTTCGACAAGCTCTTCGTTGCGGCCGCTCCATAAGGCATGCGCGGGACTGCGAGCGTGCCGAATTCAAGATTGAAAGCGAAGCACCTCATCCCAACCTCTACAAGTACAATGGAGCTATTCATTGGAAGCAAGCGGTCCCGGGATATCTGGACGACGATCCTGAGGACATGACCGAGCCCATTACCATTGATAATCTTATGCTTCGAGGCTGCAACCTGCGTAACACTGAATGGATCCTTGGAGTAGTCGTATTTACGGGCCACGACACGCGAATCATGATGAACGCTGGCATCACCCCAAGCAAGCGCGCTAGAATTGCCAGAGAGATGAACTTCAACGTTATCTGCAACTTCGGCATTCTTCTCATCATGTGTCTGCTAGCTGCCATCGTAAACGGAGTTGCATGGGCCAAGACGGATGCTTCCCTCCACTTCTTCGAGTTCGAGTCCATTGGTGGAAGTGCCCCTATGAGTGGCTTCATCACCTTTTGGGCCGCCATTATCCTGTTCCAGAATTTGGTCCCCATCTCACTTTACATTACCTTGGAAATTGTGCGAACTCTGCAGGCTATTTTTATCTTCAGCGACGTCGAAATGTACTACGAGCCGATTGACCAACCCTGCATCCCAAAATCGTGGAATATTTCTGATGATGTGGGCCAGATTGAATATATCTTTTCAGACAAGACTGGCACACTCACCCAAAATGTTATGGAGTTCAAAAAGGCGACGATTAATGGACAACCCTATGGTGAAGCATACACAGAGGCACAGGCCGGCATGCAGAAGCGAATGGGCGTGGATGTTGAGAAAGAATCAGCTCGTATTCATGCCGAGATTGCAGAAGCTAAGGTTCAAGCCCTTGAGGGCCTGCGCAAAATTAACGACAACCCCTATTTGCACGATGATGCCTTGACTTTTATTGCTCCAGATTTTGTCTCCGACTTGGCGGGAGAACATGGACAAGAGCAGAGAGCGGCTATTGAGGAGTTCATGCTAGCTCTGGCACTTTGTCACACCGTTATCGCTGAGAAGATTCCGGGAGATCCGCCTAAAATGACGTTTAAAGCTCAGTCTCCTGATGAGGAAGCCCTTGTAGCAACGGCTCGTGATATGGGCTTCACTGTATTGGGCAACTCAGGTGATGGCATCAATCTCAATGTGATGGGTGAAGAACGACACTATCCAATCTTGAACACCATCGAGTTCAACTCGAGCCGAAAGCGCATGAGCTCTATTGTCCGGATGCCCGATGGTCGAATTGTACTGATCTGCAAGGGAGCTGACTCGGTCATTTATGCACGATTGAAGCGAGGTGAGCAACAACAACTTCGACGGGAGACTGCCGAGCACCTCGAAATGTTTGCTCGTGAAGGTCTGCGTACGCTCTGCATTGCTCGCAGAGACTTGACTGAGGAAGAATACCGCAACTGGAAGAAAGAGCATGATGCCGCAGCATCTGCTCTGGAAAATCGTGAAGAGAAAATGGAAAGCGTCGCTGAAATGATTGAGCAAGAACTCTTTCTCCTTGGTGGTACCGCTATTGAGGATCGCCTCCAGGACGGGGTGCCGGATACCATTGCTCTGCTTGCCAAGGCTGGTATTAAGCTCTGGGTTCTCACCGGCGACAAGGTTGAGACAGCTATCAACATCGGCTTCTCCTGCAATTTGCTTAACAACGACATGGAACTGATTCACCTAAGGGTGGACGAAGATGAGAGCGGAGAGACCCCAGACGAGGCCTTCCTCGAAAGCACGGAAAAGCAACTCGACCAATACCTTCAAGTCTTTGGCATCACTGGCAGCGACGAAGATCTCgctctggccaagaagaaccaCGAACCGCCTGGCCCCACCCACGGCGTTGTCATCGATGGTTTCACGCTTCGCTGGGCGCTCCACGATAATTTGAAGCAGAAGTTCTTGTTATTGTGCAAGCAATGTCGATCAGTCTTGTGTTGCCGTGTCAGTCCTGCACAGAAGGCCGCCGTTGTTGCCATGGTCAAGAATGGATTGGATGTTATGACCCTGTCCATTGGCGATGGTGCAAACGATGTGGCCATGATTCAAGaagctgatgttggtgttggtattgctggcttggaggGTCGCCAGGCTGCCATGTCGTCCGACTATGCCATTGCGCAATTCCGATTCCTTCAAAGATTAGTACTCGTTCATGGTCGATGGTCTTACCGAAGACTGGCGGAGAGTATCAGCAATTTCTTCTACAAAAACATGGTTTGGACATTCGCCATCTTTTGGTACGAACTGTTCTGTGACTACGACATGACTTACCTCTTCGACTATACATATATTCTCATGTTTAACTTGTTCTTTACCTCTGTACCTGTGGCTATCATGGGTGTTCTCGACCAGGATGTATCCGACAAGGTTTCTCTTGCTGTTCCCGAACTTTACCGCCGCGGCATCGAGCGCTTGGAATGGACACAAAAGAAGTTCTG GCTCTACATGGTTGATGGAATTTACCAATCTGTCATGGTGTTCTTCATTCCCTACCTGTTGTTTATTCCTGCAAAATCAGTTACTTtcaatggccttggcctGGAAGACAGACTTCGATTTGGCGCCTACGTCGCTCATCCGGCTATTTTGGCCATCAATGGTTACATCTTGATAAACACGTACCGCTGGGACTGGCTGATGCTTCTCATTGTGGTCATCAGTGATGtattcatcttcttctggacGGGCATCTACACGTCATTTACCTCGTCGGGGTTCTTCTACCACACTGCCGCTCAGGTTTATGGGGAAGCAACTTTCTGGGCCGTGTTCTTCCTCGTTCCCGTTATCTGCTTGTTCCCTCGATTCGCTATCAAGGCACTCCAGAAGGTCTACTGGCCCTATGATGTCGATATTGTTCGAGAACAAGAATTAATTGGACAGTTTGACCATCTCCATAAGGACGCCGGGGGAGAAGTCGGCAGCGAAAAGAGCTCGAGTCGGAAATCAGGCACCGATAGCCCCAAGAGACCAAAGCACGTCGCATATGGCAGCGTTGACGAGGATTTACGACCAATATATCCTCCTTCAACGGCTACGCGAACTACGACACACAATCGAACGCAGGGCGGTAGCGATTCAACAGGCTTCACTGCTAACCGCATGTCGCTTGAGATTCCTGCCCAAGGCCGGCCTTCAATTGAACGGGCTAGACCGTCATATGATAGAATGCGAATGTCCATGGATCGCGTTCGACCTAGCTTTGAAGCGAGCAATGACTTTACTTCGGCGGCTAGGTTGTCACGCATTGAGTCAAGTCAATcacattctcaacagcatcatGGTGGCCGGTTCAAGGCCCGACTGCGTGGATTGTCCTTGACCAAGAGTGCAAACATCTAA
- a CDS encoding histone acetyltransferase GCN5 (similar to Aspergillus terreus NIH2624 XP_001212327.1) — protein MDNAESQSNLTNGGQELHGKKRPASEEPNTPSDAKRIKTDYNESTELDVAPPVAPPRIPFPDRPAVLEERSGEIEIRVVNNDGARENMVVLTGLKCLFQKQLPKMPKDYIARLVYDRNHLSVAIVKKPLEVIGGIAYRPFGSRKFAEIVFCAVSSDQQVKGYGAHLMAHLKDYVRATSPVMHFLTYADNYATGYFQKQGFTKEITLDKSIWMGYIKDYEGGTLMQCSMLPRIRYLEVGRMLLKQKEVVQAKIRAISKSHIVHRPPHQWANGEVAPIDPLSIPAIQATGWCPDMDELAREPRHGPHFNELRRVLYQIQNHKQAWPFLHPVNKDEVPDYYNVITTPMDLSTMEERLMHDSYNTPKDFFNDLKLVFSNCRQYNDATTVYNKCAVRLEKYMWSLIKEVPEWFDLLEE, from the exons ATGGATAATGCAGAATCGCAATCCAATCTAACGAATGGCGGCCAGGAACTCCACGGCAAAAAGCGCCCGGCCTCCGAGGAACCGAACACACCATCTGATGCTAAAAGAATCAAGACCGATTATAATGAGTCGACCGAGTTGGATGTTGCACCACCTGTTGCACCCCCGAGAATTCCCTTTCCTGACAGG CCTGCAGTATTAGAAGAAAGAAGTGGCGAAATCGAAATTCGAGttgtcaacaatgatggTGCCAGAGAGAACATGGTTGTCCTTACCGGCCTCAAATGCTTATTTCAAAAGCAGCTGCCGAAGATGCCAAAAGATTACATCGCACGTCTTGTCTACGATCGAAATCATTTATCCGTCGCGATCGTGAAAAAGCCGCTAGAAGTTATAGGTGGAATTGCATACCGGCCATTTGGAAGCCGCAAATTCGCTGAAATCGTTTTTTGCGCCGTCTCATCTGACCAGCAGGTTAAAGGATACGGAGCACATCTCATGGCACATTTAAAGGATTACGTCAGAGCCACATCTCCAGTTATGCATTTCCTAACGTACGCCGATAATTACGCGACGGGATATTTTCAGAAACAAGGCTTCACAAAGGAGATTACTCTTGACAAGTCCATCTGGATGGGGTATATCAAGGATTATGAGGGAGGAACGTTGATGCAATGCTCCATGCTTCCCCGGATCCGTTACCTCGAAGTTGGCCGCATGCTTCTTAAGCAGAAGGAAGTCGTACAAGCCAAAATTCGCGCTATAAGCAAAAGCCACATCGTCCATCGACCGCCTCACCAGTGGGCAAACGGTGAAGTGGCTCCAATCGACCCGCTGTCTATTCCTGCCATCCAAGCAACTGGTTGGTGTCCGGATATGGACGAATTGGCACGGGAACCACGCCACGGCCCTCATTTTAACGAACTGCGACGGGTTCTATATCAAATTCAAAACCATAAACAGGCGTGGCCGTTCCTCCATCCGGTTAATAAAGACGAAGTCCCCGACTATTATAATGTCATTACGACGCCGATGGATCTTTCGACGATGGAAGAACGATTAATGCACGATTCATACAATACTCCGAAAGACTTTTTCAACGATCTCAAATTGGTCTTTAGCAATTGTCGACAATACAACGATGCAACCACGGTATACAACAAGTGCGCAGTTAGGCTGGAGAAGTACATGTGGAGTCTCATCAAAGAAGTCCCGGAGTGGTTTGACTTGCTTGAAGAATGA